One window of the Tautonia marina genome contains the following:
- a CDS encoding WD40 repeat domain-containing protein, which translates to MGLLPIAVLTLTGLAVCQEDQVHPASDLWAVVIGIDEYTEGRALPGSRGAARDAEAFAAWLTSEAGWPDDHVRLMTPNAPEPLRPLRDNLDQAIGQWLTNRVRPGDRIVIYFAGQAVGLPPGPNAKPGDPPRDYLLPLDARLSDLDGTGWSLGDALDPIASRGEHPILCLLDTGPAGRVRPAAPEGQPYEPAPASRMLRSVQRWPGTTAWLAASEGPARETRDGRGLFTSRLIEALGDRQGSRNLSATLDRLRRDPELAEQRIQTSGGFDPNLSLTRTATRPARDLITEPIVQRGHGDRVTAVTFTPDGGQMITASMDSTVRIWRGAGEELLRVLPGVLIGARSLAISPDASTLIVGGGKGEVAVYDMIQERWRSPRAAVHESPVQSAQFLPGATHAVTLDEAGRCAVWNLTQPEVVLSAIVADAGAFAIATATDPEGVGFALMIEEDGTRQINLYTLSGQFLRALRAPETASGALTLGPSGDRVVIGTTDGRIVTVGVEGRILSEHQIGAPISSLHVAPRWLVAAAGSSLIVIPEEDHNPAPPLNLGETVDQVAISTDGRRLAACSAFSGKILAWDLAADGRSAQPIPLEDVGNGAALSLAVDPGGELLVSGDGQGSLRSWVLPEGTARPTVERGTGAVRHVAVSPDGRHLLHLVQDDESTGTALIWDLDEADGRGVRIIPGRFEFAGRFLDDNRLALLHAPIAGTLGGPALFDVPTLARLPVRFDRPSVRNRPTRTRFTVLTSSSDGTRLAAANETGPALICLWDTGTGELLTEPIRDLDGSVAALELSTDGRRLFAADDLGLAKVWDLDEQAEPTLPPRVFDPANDAADGSAVEITAGAIAPLDASLVLLGRRDGRLELWNLNTGITIPVTRLDGAVTTVAFSPDGRLLAAAGDDRRIILRQVSEPGRPLALEPRGPNHLERVNSLAFWTNRPILASASHDATIRLWLTDEPNLLGTLTASEDGVSWVAYTPEGLFDASPDGERRVAWRINDRLEPGNEDDRLAYLDQLVTQRHIYGLTNALRRGERPEPPPLPTTRPPLVTLEPASSHDPNRRTVELVVGLGGEDIEGLRLYHNGSSIVAPEPEGRHLRLPLTLVEGENQIYALASRPGAIDGRSEILRLRCDVPTPGRLHVLSLGVSAYRNNPEQALQFAHLDAQALASHFGKHAPGSVGKTVVLTDDAVSREAVEDVFRSLRQEVRDHPEDTVVVFLAGHTDVRREFFCLLLPNAELPELPPGGIDLPMPELVAMRGAQDSSESRAPRPGRDPILDPAVLPYAELYRQMLTLEALNRLVIIDACQADAIFDDRGVGLLMRRLADRDAYQARTSYILAARRGERALEASELEHGLLSYSLLRGMGATGLREVPGLTIFEDHPRADLNGDSLIGSNELRQYADLTLPALAEHFLGIPLAMRGARGEGDAPNTHGVAQGSADSSSASFPLVVLP; encoded by the coding sequence ATGGGACTCCTTCCGATCGCGGTGCTCACGCTTACCGGGCTTGCCGTGTGTCAGGAGGACCAAGTCCACCCGGCTTCCGATCTCTGGGCCGTTGTCATTGGGATCGACGAGTATACCGAGGGCCGCGCCTTGCCAGGCTCTCGGGGCGCGGCCCGCGATGCCGAAGCATTCGCCGCCTGGCTCACCTCCGAGGCTGGCTGGCCAGATGACCACGTCCGGCTGATGACTCCGAATGCTCCGGAACCGCTGCGCCCCCTTCGGGACAATCTCGACCAGGCGATCGGCCAGTGGCTTACCAATCGCGTCCGACCGGGAGACCGCATCGTCATCTACTTCGCCGGTCAGGCCGTCGGACTCCCCCCCGGTCCGAACGCAAAGCCGGGTGACCCGCCCCGCGATTACCTCCTCCCCCTCGACGCCCGCCTCTCCGACCTCGATGGCACCGGTTGGTCCCTTGGCGATGCCCTCGACCCCATTGCGTCCCGGGGCGAACACCCGATCCTCTGCCTGCTCGACACCGGCCCGGCCGGCCGAGTACGCCCCGCGGCCCCCGAGGGACAGCCCTACGAACCTGCCCCGGCCTCTCGCATGCTTCGCAGTGTGCAGCGATGGCCCGGGACGACCGCCTGGCTCGCCGCCTCGGAGGGCCCCGCCCGGGAAACCCGCGATGGCCGCGGCCTCTTTACCTCCCGATTGATCGAGGCCCTCGGCGATCGCCAGGGCTCTCGCAACCTTTCGGCCACACTCGACCGGCTCCGCCGCGATCCAGAACTCGCCGAGCAACGGATTCAGACGTCTGGAGGATTCGATCCCAATCTCTCCCTCACTCGAACCGCCACCCGCCCGGCTCGCGACCTCATCACCGAGCCGATCGTTCAGCGAGGCCACGGCGATCGCGTGACCGCCGTCACCTTCACGCCGGACGGCGGCCAGATGATCACCGCCAGCATGGACTCAACCGTCCGCATCTGGCGAGGGGCAGGGGAGGAACTGCTCCGCGTCCTGCCCGGTGTTCTGATCGGTGCCCGCTCGCTCGCGATCAGCCCCGACGCCTCGACCCTCATTGTGGGCGGTGGCAAAGGCGAGGTCGCCGTCTACGACATGATCCAGGAACGCTGGCGATCCCCCCGAGCCGCGGTCCATGAATCTCCCGTTCAGTCAGCTCAGTTCTTACCCGGCGCGACCCATGCCGTCACGCTCGACGAGGCGGGACGCTGTGCCGTCTGGAACCTGACACAGCCCGAAGTCGTCCTTTCCGCAATCGTCGCCGACGCCGGGGCCTTCGCGATCGCCACGGCCACCGATCCCGAAGGCGTCGGCTTCGCCTTGATGATCGAGGAGGACGGCACCCGTCAGATCAATCTTTACACCCTCTCCGGACAGTTTCTCCGCGCCTTGCGTGCCCCGGAAACCGCCTCGGGGGCGCTCACTCTCGGACCCTCGGGAGATCGTGTGGTGATTGGGACCACCGACGGCCGGATCGTGACCGTCGGAGTCGAAGGCCGCATCCTGAGCGAGCACCAGATCGGCGCGCCGATCTCCTCGCTTCACGTCGCGCCCCGATGGCTCGTCGCTGCGGCGGGATCGTCCCTGATCGTGATTCCCGAGGAAGATCACAACCCCGCTCCCCCCTTGAACCTTGGCGAGACGGTGGACCAGGTGGCCATCTCGACCGACGGACGACGATTGGCGGCCTGCTCCGCCTTCTCAGGCAAGATCCTTGCCTGGGACCTCGCCGCCGACGGTCGCTCGGCCCAACCAATCCCCCTGGAAGACGTGGGGAACGGTGCAGCGCTTTCCCTCGCCGTCGATCCCGGTGGCGAACTCCTGGTCTCGGGTGACGGTCAGGGCAGTCTCCGCTCCTGGGTTCTGCCCGAGGGAACCGCTCGGCCCACGGTCGAGCGAGGGACCGGAGCAGTTCGACACGTTGCCGTCTCTCCCGACGGCCGACACCTGCTTCACCTCGTCCAGGACGACGAATCGACGGGGACCGCCTTGATCTGGGACCTCGACGAGGCCGATGGCCGGGGTGTGCGCATCATCCCCGGCCGTTTCGAATTCGCCGGCCGATTTCTCGACGACAACCGCCTTGCCCTCCTGCACGCTCCGATCGCAGGAACCCTTGGTGGCCCAGCCCTTTTCGACGTTCCCACCCTGGCTCGACTTCCCGTGCGCTTTGATCGCCCCTCGGTTCGAAACCGGCCGACCCGGACACGCTTCACCGTACTCACCAGCTCCAGCGACGGCACCCGGCTTGCCGCGGCGAACGAGACTGGCCCCGCCCTGATCTGCCTTTGGGACACTGGAACCGGCGAACTCCTGACAGAGCCGATCCGCGATCTCGACGGCAGCGTGGCCGCCCTGGAACTCTCGACCGACGGCCGACGCCTGTTTGCGGCCGACGACCTCGGTCTTGCGAAGGTCTGGGATCTCGACGAACAAGCCGAGCCGACCTTGCCTCCCCGGGTATTCGATCCCGCCAACGATGCCGCGGACGGCTCGGCCGTCGAGATCACGGCCGGGGCCATTGCTCCCCTCGACGCGAGCCTTGTGCTGCTTGGCCGCCGAGACGGCCGGCTGGAACTCTGGAATCTCAACACCGGGATCACGATCCCAGTCACTCGGCTCGATGGTGCCGTGACCACCGTCGCGTTCTCGCCCGATGGTCGACTTCTGGCCGCCGCCGGCGATGATCGCCGGATCATCCTCCGTCAGGTTTCCGAACCTGGCCGACCCCTCGCACTCGAACCGAGAGGCCCGAACCACCTGGAGCGGGTCAACTCTCTGGCCTTCTGGACCAACCGCCCGATCCTCGCCAGCGCTAGCCACGATGCCACCATTCGACTCTGGCTCACTGACGAACCAAACCTCCTTGGCACCCTCACCGCGTCGGAAGACGGCGTGAGCTGGGTTGCCTATACCCCCGAAGGGCTCTTTGACGCCTCTCCCGATGGTGAGCGTCGGGTCGCCTGGCGGATCAACGATCGACTGGAGCCGGGAAACGAAGACGATCGGCTGGCGTACCTCGATCAACTCGTGACGCAACGGCATATCTATGGTCTGACCAACGCGCTCCGACGAGGCGAGCGTCCCGAGCCCCCACCCTTGCCGACCACGAGACCCCCACTCGTGACGCTGGAACCGGCGTCATCGCACGATCCGAACCGCCGCACGGTCGAACTGGTCGTCGGCCTTGGCGGCGAGGACATCGAGGGACTTCGCCTCTATCATAACGGATCAAGCATCGTAGCCCCCGAGCCCGAGGGCCGACACCTCCGCCTGCCGCTGACGCTTGTCGAGGGAGAGAACCAGATCTATGCCCTGGCCAGCCGGCCCGGAGCGATCGATGGCCGATCCGAGATCCTCCGGCTCCGTTGTGATGTTCCCACCCCTGGTCGCCTGCACGTGCTCTCACTCGGTGTCAGCGCGTATCGAAACAATCCGGAGCAGGCGTTGCAGTTTGCCCATCTCGATGCCCAGGCCCTGGCCAGCCATTTCGGCAAGCACGCCCCGGGAAGCGTTGGCAAAACGGTGGTTCTGACCGACGACGCGGTGAGCAGGGAAGCTGTTGAAGACGTCTTTCGATCGCTCAGGCAAGAGGTTCGCGACCATCCCGAAGATACCGTGGTCGTCTTTCTGGCCGGCCACACCGATGTCCGTCGCGAGTTCTTCTGCTTGCTCTTGCCCAACGCTGAACTGCCCGAGCTTCCCCCGGGTGGAATCGATCTCCCGATGCCCGAGCTAGTCGCCATGCGAGGAGCCCAGGATTCGAGCGAGAGTCGAGCCCCTCGACCCGGCCGCGATCCGATTCTCGATCCAGCGGTTCTGCCTTATGCCGAACTCTACCGCCAGATGCTCACGCTCGAAGCCCTCAACCGGCTCGTGATCATTGACGCTTGCCAGGCTGATGCGATTTTTGATGATCGAGGTGTCGGCCTCCTGATGCGACGCCTGGCTGATCGCGACGCCTACCAGGCTCGCACGTCGTACATCCTTGCGGCGCGTCGCGGAGAACGGGCACTGGAAGCGTCGGAGCTTGAACACGGCTTGCTCAGTTACAGCCTGCTTCGGGGCATGGGAGCAACGGGATTGCGTGAGGTTCCAGGACTCACGATCTTCGAGGACCATCCGAGGGCCGATCTCAACGGAGATTCGCTCATCGGTTCCAACGAATTGAGGCAATACGCCGACCTCACCCTCCCCGCTCTGGCCGAACACTTTCTCGGGATCCCCCTCGCCATGAGAGGTGCCCGCGGCGAAGGGGACGCTCCGAACACTCACGGAGTCGCGCAAGGGTCTGCCGATTCTTCCTCGGCGAGCTTCCCGCTTGTGGTGCTCCCGTGA
- a CDS encoding WD40 repeat domain-containing protein, protein MQWLIAPDGRLRSPVRKGMAGWRIPARFSWIVLVIALGASAGRVAGQSSIRDFGKPILVHNGGGHSAELRVLAFADDRTLLSAGMDKIVNVWDFSDGRERLSATLRPPIFRGLAGSIYAMALSSSPDAEGQRVLAVAGYGVESSGGEITLYAYPKLLEPEGNAPLARITDLDPNVAPEERIGHRDVVRGLSVSPDGRMLASCSLDGTVRIWDIQDRPPTPVAVLNDHVGGVQAVVFLPDGQRVASAGDDGIVRIWNWRNHLISRSPRPENLSDDQLRINTLVVDPSGRFVVAGRENGLIIRYETANLNGFEFLNRDDLDANGRLTRGSIEALAISPDGAMLAVSVLKFRSENEAELPRSECDIVLRRFPDGRRLRNLVYTRGRALGLAFSPDGSRLAIGGGDRQAVYVADPRQALADQQMMTLAGDGTTLWDVGFLNQGGTSIAYSRRRPLEPDEPRSYEGFDLAARSAVSVEDADEIRGALDSFEGWVVRPTGIYTLELIGPDGQVRTTIELDRVRERRWWCYSFLPPSAGREELLLAVGCEGGVVVYRARDGRKTRVFAGHEGPVLALAPSADGRWLATASDDQTIRLWSLVGVDQRPPLGATFRRDDQGRWEVSEVVDGSMADLMGLDEGDQVDEAGIEGVNGNAPVPIDQFVDLVDESVPNRLIYLQVIREGEPDRFPVGTTKRDSPLLSYYPGIDREWVLWMPEGYYDTSIAGDHRLIGWHVNPPIGALMEPTRFHPLSRYEEQLLRPEAIDTLLRTADRDAALVLAQGGADEAPVRVLAPPTITFEAVPEQIQAPELTIAAIVTAAESRVIRSLSFRIGTRELGRLEPEEPSPSLRAERELTLQPGTNRIVVEAVDNQGVSNTEMVRVVFEPPAPPEPPRSPLLVIRSIGVEGFGEKVPSIASAAQDAEQIAAFLAAPTDRPRFPETRIDRQVLGTERDAESGPSPTSDQIAEVFEDLRERADSGSLKAGDSVFVALESHLVVPPDGKGPPVLLGSDATGEVMPAPTLDSGLVAEALERLSSEGCLVVFLLDGLHHPDWIGRGYDLWVRDLAYRRGVIVMVASKQQPSERLATLGAFAQSVIESAQVRARIRPMVDPDEPITLDDFRAAVIRRVAEMTSNRQVADLYFDPDSFALPGEIAIFDPQLPEPKGFASNE, encoded by the coding sequence ATGCAGTGGCTCATTGCACCAGATGGTCGGCTGCGAAGCCCCGTGCGGAAGGGAATGGCAGGATGGAGAATTCCAGCTCGATTTTCCTGGATTGTGCTGGTCATTGCACTGGGAGCGTCGGCCGGAAGGGTGGCCGGTCAATCCTCGATCCGCGACTTTGGCAAGCCGATTCTGGTTCACAACGGAGGCGGGCACTCGGCCGAGTTGCGAGTCCTTGCATTCGCGGATGATCGAACGCTTCTTTCCGCAGGGATGGACAAAATTGTCAATGTCTGGGATTTTTCCGATGGGCGGGAGCGTCTCTCCGCCACGCTCCGGCCTCCCATCTTCCGCGGACTCGCCGGATCGATCTATGCGATGGCCTTATCCTCCTCTCCTGACGCCGAGGGTCAGCGAGTGCTCGCAGTCGCCGGGTATGGCGTGGAATCGAGCGGCGGGGAGATCACGCTTTATGCGTACCCGAAGCTGCTGGAACCGGAGGGGAACGCGCCGCTCGCTCGGATCACTGACCTTGACCCGAACGTCGCCCCTGAGGAGCGAATTGGCCACCGTGACGTGGTGCGGGGGCTAAGCGTTTCACCCGATGGCCGCATGCTCGCCTCGTGCAGTCTGGATGGCACGGTGCGCATCTGGGACATCCAGGACCGCCCGCCGACTCCGGTCGCTGTTCTCAACGATCATGTGGGTGGAGTTCAAGCGGTGGTCTTCCTTCCCGATGGTCAGCGGGTCGCCAGCGCCGGGGATGACGGGATTGTTCGGATCTGGAACTGGAGAAATCATCTGATCTCGCGGTCGCCACGGCCGGAGAATCTGAGTGACGACCAACTTCGGATCAACACCTTGGTCGTTGATCCCTCAGGACGGTTTGTAGTTGCCGGTCGTGAGAACGGACTGATCATCCGTTATGAAACTGCAAATTTGAATGGTTTCGAATTTTTGAATCGAGACGATCTGGATGCGAACGGACGGCTCACCCGTGGTTCAATCGAGGCGCTGGCTATCAGTCCCGATGGAGCAATGCTCGCGGTGAGCGTGTTAAAGTTCCGATCGGAGAATGAAGCTGAGTTGCCTCGGAGCGAATGTGACATCGTCCTTCGGCGCTTTCCCGACGGTCGTCGGCTGAGAAATCTGGTGTACACGAGAGGGCGGGCATTGGGGCTTGCGTTCAGTCCCGATGGTTCGAGGCTGGCGATTGGTGGAGGAGACCGCCAGGCCGTCTATGTTGCCGATCCACGACAGGCACTGGCGGATCAGCAGATGATGACTCTTGCTGGCGATGGCACGACCCTCTGGGATGTCGGGTTTTTGAATCAGGGGGGCACCTCGATCGCCTATTCGCGGCGACGGCCCCTTGAACCCGATGAGCCCCGGTCGTACGAGGGGTTCGACCTCGCGGCTCGGTCAGCCGTATCGGTCGAGGATGCCGACGAGATCCGAGGTGCTCTGGACTCGTTCGAGGGGTGGGTGGTCCGCCCGACGGGTATCTATACGCTTGAATTGATTGGGCCGGACGGTCAGGTTCGTACGACGATTGAGTTGGATCGAGTCAGAGAGCGACGCTGGTGGTGCTACAGTTTTCTGCCGCCCTCGGCAGGTCGCGAGGAGTTGCTGCTGGCTGTTGGCTGCGAAGGCGGAGTGGTCGTCTATCGCGCTCGTGATGGCCGAAAAACCCGGGTCTTCGCTGGACACGAAGGGCCGGTCTTGGCGCTGGCACCGTCAGCCGACGGTCGATGGCTTGCCACCGCCTCGGATGATCAGACGATTCGGCTCTGGTCGCTGGTCGGGGTAGATCAACGCCCGCCTCTTGGTGCGACGTTCCGGAGGGATGATCAGGGGCGCTGGGAGGTTTCAGAGGTTGTCGACGGGAGCATGGCCGATCTGATGGGGCTTGACGAGGGAGATCAGGTCGACGAGGCCGGGATCGAAGGAGTCAACGGAAACGCCCCGGTTCCAATCGATCAGTTTGTGGATCTGGTTGATGAGTCGGTTCCCAATCGCTTGATTTATCTTCAGGTGATTCGGGAAGGCGAACCCGACCGGTTTCCGGTGGGCACGACCAAGAGAGACTCTCCGCTCCTGAGCTACTATCCGGGGATCGACCGGGAATGGGTGCTCTGGATGCCGGAAGGGTATTACGATACGTCGATCGCTGGGGACCATCGACTGATCGGATGGCATGTCAATCCTCCGATTGGCGCGTTGATGGAGCCGACACGGTTCCACCCTCTGAGTCGATACGAGGAACAACTGCTGAGGCCCGAGGCAATCGATACTTTGCTCCGAACCGCAGATCGCGATGCGGCCTTGGTCCTCGCTCAGGGAGGGGCTGACGAGGCTCCCGTTCGTGTCCTTGCTCCGCCGACAATCACCTTCGAGGCGGTGCCGGAACAGATCCAGGCTCCGGAACTTACCATTGCGGCGATTGTGACCGCTGCCGAGTCTCGGGTGATCCGTTCGTTATCGTTCCGAATCGGCACGAGGGAATTGGGCCGTCTGGAACCGGAGGAGCCGTCACCATCGCTCCGCGCTGAGCGTGAGTTGACGCTCCAGCCAGGCACCAACAGGATTGTGGTCGAGGCGGTGGATAACCAGGGGGTGAGCAACACAGAGATGGTTCGCGTGGTCTTCGAGCCGCCGGCCCCGCCCGAACCGCCAAGAAGCCCGTTGCTGGTGATCCGGTCAATCGGGGTCGAAGGATTCGGGGAAAAGGTGCCGTCGATTGCGTCGGCCGCCCAAGACGCAGAACAGATCGCTGCCTTCCTGGCTGCACCGACCGATCGGCCGCGCTTTCCGGAGACGCGGATCGATCGGCAGGTGCTGGGAACCGAGAGAGACGCGGAATCAGGTCCCTCGCCCACGAGTGACCAGATCGCCGAGGTCTTCGAGGATCTGCGTGAACGGGCTGATTCGGGATCGCTCAAAGCTGGTGACTCGGTGTTCGTTGCGTTGGAGTCGCATCTGGTCGTTCCTCCCGATGGAAAAGGTCCGCCAGTGCTGCTTGGGAGCGATGCGACTGGGGAAGTCATGCCGGCTCCTACACTTGATTCCGGGCTTGTTGCCGAAGCGTTGGAGCGGCTTTCGAGTGAAGGGTGTCTGGTTGTCTTCCTGCTCGACGGGTTGCATCACCCCGATTGGATTGGTCGGGGCTACGACCTCTGGGTGCGAGATCTGGCGTACCGGCGGGGAGTGATCGTCATGGTTGCTTCGAAGCAGCAGCCGAGCGAGCGACTGGCCACGCTCGGAGCCTTCGCCCAGTCGGTGATCGAATCGGCGCAGGTCAGGGCTCGCATTCGACCGATGGTCGATCCCGACGAGCCGATTACCCTCGATGACTTCCGAGCCGCTGTCATTCGGAGAGTGGCTGAGATGACCTCGAACCGACAGGTCGCGGACCTTTATTTCGACCCCGATTCCTTCGCCCTGCCGGGCGAGATCGCCATTTTCGATCCCCAGTTGCCCGAGCCGAAGGGCTTCGCATCGAACGAGTGA